A stretch of DNA from Pseudomonadales bacterium:
CTTGAATCGGAACAAGCATTTATGGGCAAAGGCGTCAGTGCTTGTGCGACCTGTGACGGTTTCTTTTATCGCGGTAAGGAGGTCGCGGTTGTTGGCGGCGGTAATACGGCAGTTGAAGAGGCACTTTACCTGTCCAATATTGCCAGCAAAGTGACACTCATTCATAGACGCGATAAACTTCGCAGCGAGAAGATTTTGCAGGATAAAATTCTAGAGCGTGCCGAAAACGGCAATATTGACATCATTTGGAACCATACGCTGGCTGAGGTTACGGGAGATGATTCGGGCGTAACTGGGTTAAACTTGCAATCCACTACTGACGATACTGAAACCAAGATTGATGTCGCCGGTGTGTTTATTGCAATTGGTCACAAGCCAAATACCGACATCTTCACCGGTCAGCTTGATATGCACGATGGCTATTTGCGCATTCAATCTGGTGTTGAAGGTAATGCGACGCAAACCTCTGTAGAAGGCGTATTTGCTGCCGGCGACGTTGCTGATCACATCTATCGTCAAGCTGTGACCTCTGCCGGGTTCGGCTGCATGGCCGCACTCGATGCAGAACGGTATCTAGACGATCTTTAATATCAGCTAACGGCAGGTTTGAATTGCTTAATAAACAGCTATTTCTTAGCAGCTAAAGCTCTATAAGTAATATCTAAGATATAACACCTCGACGGCAAGGATTTTGCACTGAGTGGTCGAGGTGTTTATTTGCAAGGCCTAAGATACCATGCATGTGGCTGTTTTATTCTGTGCCCTTCCTTACCCTGCTTAAATAACGCCTTATTTAATAAAGCCCTATTTAATAACGCACAACTTTTTAACGCTTCGCTCTTTAGACACCCTTCTCCATAGCCACTGCCTTATAGAAGCCATTAATAGACGCCTTTGTACTTAATATTTTCTGAGTGAACAGCTCGACCTCAAAGTTTTTCAATAATATTCTCAGCAAACCACTGCATCATATTTATCTTATCTGCTGTCGAAGTTTTATCCTCTTCACCAGCGTAGGCATCTCTGAAGCCTATAATACACTCTGTGACGCCCGCATCTGTAAGTCGCTTAACGCCGTCAACCGAATAAGCATCAGCAGTGATAGCATGCACCTCAAAGGGCAAGTTCTGCCTACCATATTCAGCACGGTATTGATTAATCTCATCAATATAAGCTTTTAAGGTCTCATAATCACCACCGGCGTGAACCCAGCCATCACCGATACGCGCAGCACGTTTTAGAGCAGGTTTAGCATGACCTCCAATCAAAATGGGCGTAGCNGTTTTAGGTACGGGGCACATTTTATGTGAGGGAATTTGATAATATTCACCGCTAAACTGATAGTACTCACCGCTGTGAAGACCGCGAATAATCTCGATCATTTCATCAAATCGCTTACCTCGACCTTGCCATTGTTCGCCGCATATCTCAAAGTCTTCAACCCATGGGCTTAAACCAACGCCAAAGGCAAATCGCTCTTGCGTCATAACCTGTAAGGAGGTCAACTGCTTGGCGACAATAATAGGGTTTCGTATAGGCAGCTTGACCACCGATGTTGTAAAACGAATCGACTCAGTGACTGCTGCCATCGCTGGAATGGCAATAAAAGGCTCAATAAACGGCGTGCCCTCTAAGAAGTTTCGACTGCCGTCAGCATTATAGGGATATTTAGTATCGGCATGTTCTGGGTAGCAAATACTGTCCGGCATAGTAAAGCCGTCAAAGCCCAGTCGCTCGGCAGCTTGGGCAAGTTCAATATATTGATCAGCTGGGCACATACAGGCATGGTAGGCAAATCGCATTAACATAACTCCAATTTATTATCGTTTTAATCACGACTATAAACGCAAATACATCTGTTCACCATGCAAAAATTAGATACGCGTTATAACTAAAAGTACATATCATATAAAGTTTTGATATTTGAAGTTCATAAGTAAAGCCCTTAAAATGCCCAACTTTAATTTACCAATCATCTATCTTATGCAAACTTTAGACATTGATCTTGATGCCATGAACCAATCGCTGCGCCATGAGTCACCGCAAGCGATCATTGAATGGGCCTTATCTCTTCAAGAGAAAACCATTGCAACCACTAGCTTTGGTTATTATTCAGCCGTTAGTCTGCATATGATTAGTCAAATTGACAAGCAACTGCCAATTGTTTGGGTCGACAGCGGTTACAATGTAAAAGATGCCTATAGCGTCGCTGAAACGCTGATGCATGACTTACAATTGAACATGCATATTTATAACCCTGATATCTCAGCAGAGCGAAGAAATGCGATTATGGGCGGCATTCCAACCATTGATGACGCTCACTTTGACGAGTTTACGCGGCAGGTTAAATTAGCCCCCTTTGCTCGTGCTCTAGATGAGCTAAAGCCAAAAGTTTGGATTAGCGGGATTCAAAAATTTGAAACCGAGCATCGCCAAAGCCTTGATATATTGTCTATCGATGAGCGTGGTATTTTGAAGGTTGCTCCTATCTTCTATTGGACACAAGCGCAAATTGAGCAATACATGCAACAACATCAGCTCCCTAATTGCAGACATTATTTTGACCCTACCAAAGTTCATGAACACAGAGAGTGTGGTCTGCATACGATTGCTGTCTAATTAAATTATTGCTATGGACAATCGCGCAAGTTTTGAAGCGGCTTTTATTTCTCAGCGCGCCAGCATCAGTATCACCGATTTCTTAGCCGACGAAGTTAGCTTAAGCAAAAGTAGCATAAAACGCTGCATTAATGCTGGTGGCGTCTGGTTGAAGCGTGGTGACGAGCCCATGAGAGTTAGAAAAAGCAGTCTACCGATCAAGCTAGATGATGAAATTCATATTTACTACGATCCTGCTCTGCTAGCCATTGACACACCTGCCTTACAACCACTTCAACAAATCAATGACTTAAGTTTTTGGCTAAAACCCGCGCTTAATTCCCATGCAAGTTTATACAGTGATCACTTATCTCTAGCGCGCGCAATTGACGTCAGCCTTCCCAAGGGTGTCGCTTGTCACCATGCCTTCCCGGAGATTGACTTTTGCCAAGGTGTCATACTGCTGGCGCATAGCAATCGGGCAGCTGCCCAATTAGATCAGGCGATACAACACGATAAATTTTCTATAGCCTTACTGTTAGACACTTTAGCACTTAAGGATGCACAGAAGATGGATCTGCAGGGTATTATTCATCATGACGACATTACCCTAATAAGTGACCAAGAGAATCAGCTCAGCATCAACGTATTGTCGACATCAGCGGTATTGAAGATTGAAAACTGGTTAAATCAGGTGAACCAGGACGAAGACATTTTTATACAGGGAATGATTACAGGCGTTCAATGCTTGGATATGAATTATTCGCTTAATAGTGAAAATTAGCTTACTCAGTCAATTTTAGGCGATCAATCATTTTTTAGATGATGTACTGTGTGAATTAAATACCAGCGCTTTATGCTAGTGCTTTATTTTCGCAACACTTCCACAAATGATACAATTTTCAAACGAGACAAAGAAAATCAGTTGATGAGCACAACTTAGATAGGTAACTAATCTGCTAGCTTAAACAGTTAACTTAAACAGACAGCTGGGAACTTTGAGCCATCGCTTCAACCAGATAGTTTACCTCCTCATCAATACAATCAATGATTTGACACCCCGACCATACCAATTGACCGCTTTGATCCGCCGATTCGTGCCACAGGCAATCGACCGCTATTTTAATTGATAGCTTATCCAGCACTGGCTTGGTCAGTTTCAGTTCTAGCTGATAAAGTTTATTTTCTGTCAGCGCCTGATCACCAACAATCAATAAGCCTCCTCGGCTTATATTGACCAAGGTGCCAATTATATTATTTGTATTGCTGTTAACAACCTGTATTGGCAATTCAACACTATAGCGTGCATGTTGCCGTCTTGACTTAGGTGCTTGCATAGCACACTCCTTCTTTTCTAACACTTNTGTATTAGACCGCTGTCTTTAGTTTCAACAATACAAATTCTAAGGCACGTTCAAAAAAAGGTTTTTCAATCCACTGCTCTATTTGCACTTTGCCAGCCAGTTTTGCTTTTGCAAGATCAATCGCTGAAAGCATTTTGCGAAATTGACCGGTATTATCACTTAACATAAAGCGGTTAGATTGTGCATTGTACCAAGCCACTTTGGCGCGCTTTATACCAATGAATTCGAAATCGCTAAATTCTAGCCATGTGCCAAAGTCTAAGGAAGCCAACTCTTTTATCGCACAATCCTCTTGCTCCGTGATGGCCTGTTCTTGAAATTCTTCATCCAGTTCAATCTCTTGTTGATCGGCGTCAGCTGGTGCAGTCAAACCTTGCCCGGCTATGGCATCTGTTTGCGCCTGCATTAATAGTTGTATCAGTTTTCTCGCTTTGGCATGATCAAAGCTAATAGATTTGAGGGCAAGCTCAACTTCATAAATGACATTGTCGTTAAACCGCTCGCGCGAGCCCTGATCTTGATCGACAGCATTTGCCTCAACCGAGGCAATAACATCGGCTACAAGCTGCAAAGACTGCTGCCAATGCTCAGAATCAACGCCATATCGAAGCCCTAACATGGTCAAGTGATCAGACAGCGGTAAAGCAATCAGAATTCTAACAGGCTTGGTTAATTTAAAACCTTTGGCAACACTGGCGATACTTTGTTTAGCAGCTTTCTTTATAGAACGCATGTGTTCTTCACCCTCGGCCTTAGATTGAGCACGTTGATCAAGAATAAGTGCTTTTTTACTTACTTTAGCGTTAAACGCTAACATATCTTGTAACAACTCATCCACAGTCGAGGTTTCACCTTGATATTCTATTAAAAGGTGCCTGACGATTTCTTTAATCTTTGGAAACACTTGCAGCTGCGATTTACCATCATCGTTCACCCACTGCCTGCCCGCATCGGCTAATGCGTCCAATAATTCTTTGGCACAATGTTTTGTATCGCGGATAAAACTTGGATCGGCCATCGCAATTTTCAAATAAGGCGTATGTAAGTAGCTTAAAACGGCCTTTACTGCATCCGGCAATTGCTTATCCGACAGCATGTATTCAAATATTCGACCCACCAAGTCAATCGCTTGTTGGTTATCAATGCTGGCATGATGCTCCTGCGCAGCCTGTAATACCGATTGATTGACCGACTGCATTTGATCAAGCGACAAGGCTTCAACCTTTTGTTCAGATAGCTGTTGGATATGATTTGCCTGCTGCTGAAAATTCTCGACGGTTGATATGACCTGCTGTAAATTCTGTGAAGCGTTAAATGTCGCATCTGGGCTTGGAATATCAGTAGCTTGCTGATTTGCAGGCTGAAGCTGTCGTCGTTGAATATCCGCAATATTATTCAATAATTGTTGTTGATAGGCATCACCTGTGGCCGATACTGGAGCGGATTGTGACTGTGTCACCGCTTGTAGTGATGCCTGAGTATGTTGCTTAAATTGATCTTGTGTAATCTGCTGTAAATGTGACGATTCAGTCGCGGCTGCAGATGAAGCAGCAATATTATCGGCAAGAGTCTTAGGTTGATCAGGCGTCATGTTTACTGCAGGAGATGAGCCTACTGAATCGGCGCTTTTTGCCACTGGCTCTGAAGACGCCGCATGCTGGCTTGCTGTGGCCCTTGGCTTATTATCGATTTCGCTAGCAGCAGGTTTTGTTACTGAGTATTTGAAATTAGGCAGAATATCTTGCTCAATCAATAGCTTATTAGCCGACTGATAGCTTGAACTAAGCGCAGCTGAGATCGCGCGCTCGAATATACGGCAGGCAATGCTTTGTAGCTTGATTGAAAGCTCAAGGCTACTGAGCGTACTGAGAAAGATGTCGGCTAACTGCAAGGGACCAATGGGATTGCCATCATCGCTCAATTTATCACCACCAAGTAATATCGCTAGGCGCTGATTTAAAGCAAAAAGTTGTTCTACATTCCTCGCTTCAGCGCGTCTTGCAAGCGAACTGATTGCAATGCTTTTTTCCAATGCTTCATCAGCTAATAAACTCAGATCGGGTGAATCATCTATCTTCAGTTGAATTTTATCTAAACTACCGGTTCGAAAACGCACTAGTCTGTCAATTAAGGTTTGCTCAAAACGCCGTGATAATTGTTGCTCTTGTTTTTTTAGCAGCCGTGCTTTGGCAAATAATTGCCATTGTTGCTCATTACTGCTGGCTTCATCTGCCATGTCCAATAGCTGCTGCTCAAACTGTGTAAAAAACTCAGCTAAACTCGGCTGTAAGTTTGACAGCACAATTGATTGAAGCTGACTAACCACTGCATCTACGTTAATGTTATTCATTATATTATTGACCATTAGCGCCACCCAAAAAGAAGAACTTCATGAGTATATCGAGTAGACGCTGCGATAGATTCGTTAACATTCAGCTATAAAGTTTCACTGCTAAAATCGTGATTTTGTTCACAGTCACTATTTAGTAATTACTTACAAGATAGGAAAAACTCGCCAAAAAACAACCGTAGTGATTGCGACTGAGCTTTGTTATAGTAATTTACTGCTTATCTTTATCAGTTGTTTCCTATGAGTCGCGCATCTACCAAGGCTGAAGCCGCATCTACTCAACACACCCCAATGATGCAGCAGTATCTGCGCATTAAACATGAGCACCCTGATCAACTGCTTTTTTATCGCATGGGTGACTTTTATGAATTATTTCATGATGACGCAAAGCTAGCGGCAGAACTGCTCGATATCACCTTAACCGCGCGCGGCAAATCCGGCGGCAATCCCATACCTATGGCTGGCATCCCCTATCACAGTGCTGA
This window harbors:
- the trxB gene encoding thioredoxin-disulfide reductase, which codes for MSDFVHHPLIILGSGPAGYTAAVYAARANLNPVILTGMQQGGQLTTTTDVDNWPGDQNGVQGPELMMRMQEHAERFDTDVIFDHIESTDLSEKPFKLFGNSNNYSCDALIIATGASAQYLGLESEQAFMGKGVSACATCDGFFYRGKEVAVVGGGNTAVEEALYLSNIASKVTLIHRRDKLRSEKILQDKILERAENGNIDIIWNHTLAEVTGDDSGVTGLNLQSTTDDTETKIDVAGVFIAIGHKPNTDIFTGQLDMHDGYLRIQSGVEGNATQTSVEGVFAAGDVADHIYRQAVTSAGFGCMAALDAERYLDDL
- a CDS encoding TIGR03619 family F420-dependent LLM class oxidoreductase; protein product: MRFAYHACMCPADQYIELAQAAERLGFDGFTMPDSICYPEHADTKYPYNADGSRNFLEGTPFIEPFIAIPAMAAVTESIRFTTSVVKLPIRNPIIVAKQLTSLQVMTQERFAFGVGLSPWVEDFEICGEQWQGRGKRFDEMIEIIRGLHSGEYYQFSGEYYQIPSHKMCPVPKTATPILIGGHAKPALKRAARIGDGWVHAGGDYETLKAYIDEINQYRAEYGRQNLPFEVHAITADAYSVDGVKRLTDAGVTECIIGFRDAYAGEEDKTSTADKINMMQWFAENIIEKL
- a CDS encoding phosphoadenosine phosphosulfate reductase family protein; amino-acid sequence: MQTLDIDLDAMNQSLRHESPQAIIEWALSLQEKTIATTSFGYYSAVSLHMISQIDKQLPIVWVDSGYNVKDAYSVAETLMHDLQLNMHIYNPDISAERRNAIMGGIPTIDDAHFDEFTRQVKLAPFARALDELKPKVWISGIQKFETEHRQSLDILSIDERGILKVAPIFYWTQAQIEQYMQQHQLPNCRHYFDPTKVHEHRECGLHTIAV
- a CDS encoding PilZ domain-containing protein codes for the protein MQAPKSRRQHARYSVELPIQVVNSNTNNIIGTLVNISRGGLLIVGDQALTENKLYQLELKLTKPVLDKLSIKIAVDCLWHESADQSGQLVWSGCQIIDCIDEEVNYLVEAMAQSSQLSV
- a CDS encoding DUF1631 family protein; its protein translation is MNNINVDAVVSQLQSIVLSNLQPSLAEFFTQFEQQLLDMADEASSNEQQWQLFAKARLLKKQEQQLSRRFEQTLIDRLVRFRTGSLDKIQLKIDDSPDLSLLADEALEKSIAISSLARRAEARNVEQLFALNQRLAILLGGDKLSDDGNPIGPLQLADIFLSTLSSLELSIKLQSIACRIFERAISAALSSSYQSANKLLIEQDILPNFKYSVTKPAASEIDNKPRATASQHAASSEPVAKSADSVGSSPAVNMTPDQPKTLADNIAASSAAATESSHLQQITQDQFKQHTQASLQAVTQSQSAPVSATGDAYQQQLLNNIADIQRRQLQPANQQATDIPSPDATFNASQNLQQVISTVENFQQQANHIQQLSEQKVEALSLDQMQSVNQSVLQAAQEHHASIDNQQAIDLVGRIFEYMLSDKQLPDAVKAVLSYLHTPYLKIAMADPSFIRDTKHCAKELLDALADAGRQWVNDDGKSQLQVFPKIKEIVRHLLIEYQGETSTVDELLQDMLAFNAKVSKKALILDQRAQSKAEGEEHMRSIKKAAKQSIASVAKGFKLTKPVRILIALPLSDHLTMLGLRYGVDSEHWQQSLQLVADVIASVEANAVDQDQGSRERFNDNVIYEVELALKSISFDHAKARKLIQLLMQAQTDAIAGQGLTAPADADQQEIELDEEFQEQAITEQEDCAIKELASLDFGTWLEFSDFEFIGIKRAKVAWYNAQSNRFMLSDNTGQFRKMLSAIDLAKAKLAGKVQIEQWIEKPFFERALEFVLLKLKTAV